A region of Haliotis asinina isolate JCU_RB_2024 chromosome 7, JCU_Hal_asi_v2, whole genome shotgun sequence DNA encodes the following proteins:
- the LOC137290892 gene encoding holotricin-1-like, with the protein MKLLLLCLVVVIVGMADAASIEKRVTCDLLSFTIMGNSVGDSACAAKCLITKHTGGHCVGGVCVCR; encoded by the exons ATGAAACTGCTACTgttgtgtttggttgttgtCATCGTTG gCATGGCCGATG CTGCTTCCATCGAGAAGCGTGTCACCTGCGACCTGCTGTCCTTCACGATCATGGGCAACTCCGTTGGTGATTCTGCATGTGCTGCTAAATGCCTTATTACTAAACACACGGGCGGACACTGCGTCGGTGGCGTATGCGTCTGTCGATAA